A region of the Cannabis sativa cultivar Pink pepper isolate KNU-18-1 chromosome 3, ASM2916894v1, whole genome shotgun sequence genome:
atatatatagctaactttaaagtttgtttgttaatggtgtagacatgGCAAACTCGGAATCAGGATCTGATTCGGGCGCAGAAAATGAGTGTCCAACcacaatacctacacgagggccgacgcaaatgaatgaaatatccaaactaatggatcagggcaaaagagtggccctcgaggttaatgataaaggtcaatactgtggaaaaagctatgcgaagctcgtatccactctaGGAGTCAAATGTCGGCAGACAGTAGGGTTGGCCTGTAAAaactggaaagaagtcaaccgGACTCTGAAAAATAATGTTTGGAAAGACATACAGGTAAGctgttatttgttagaattttgatttgtttttctattacttcaaatgttgactctaaccgtgtttgttttccttcaaaatagacggggttcattgtgccggactccttcaaacatgattgtctcatcctagctgggaagttaatgaaagacttcaagaataggatgacaaaagacatcataatgcccgcgttgaaagagaatgatctggaacgactggcacaagtccctgaaaagcaccccgagatcgacgttgctgattggtgcaaatttgttgaaagtcgactaactcctgaatttctggtacgctaattatattaacactaagataaactcttaaatacaagtacatgtatctaatgtatttttttggcattaTAGGAATggagtaaggtgcaacgtgaacgttcctcaaaaattcaatccagacatcgaagtggtcggagtggaatggtgaacgtacgtgaagctgtggtaagtaatgcttaaaatttaatgtgctataatgtgtgatacaatttaattggtactcatttcattgttataacgttatgcagaaaaaggacctcgaagttgcagatcccccccgccaccgtgtttggattaaatctcgcaccaggagtagaaaacttgtcactgattacgacaaggaaattgcagaggagatagtaagtatatattaatccttaattgagttctactcatgagttagtgtatataattcatatactaattgcttgaatatatgcaTGCATTAGGatcaattagaggagaagcttagtcagggacaaattcaggtccagggccaaaacgatatcctgacgcaggcgctcgggacaccagagcatcctggacgtgtcagggctgctgggtatgctattacttcaaatgttatttatgattaataaaatcgttgctaatttgtattttatgatttgtaggttcttgaccagggcatctcaactgttcggcaggaagaaaagggaagtgtttgatgttgtggctcggcaagcgaaggagattgaaaaattaaaagccgaagtccaatcccttaagcagcagaggaacgctgccgaacaagagggagaaggagaggtggctggtgaggcgtatgttccacaaccatacgctcctcaggatgaggtacaaccacaaatttatgctgaggagtttatttccctcaacgaccaaggtatcttgtacaattttgatgaccatgcggcccttaatcagcaagtacatctctgctctgacaacatcaacaatattgtggcccgagggtatttgtacgagcatgtgggtatgatcaaagttcactgccaggagtacgatgattcacatgcccggATTATGGTTTCGaaaatcctgcaagaggacgctgaaatcccagtcccaattgaagagtgcaaatatgttagggacgtataccagatgttccttccttggcctaaacacttaattttaacaaccgaggtaacttctcaactcaaattaattattaatgattagtggagtttgaatatcttcaatattcatccgtagtgaagtaggttctgcgaatatatgtgctgcggtgggatggatgaacaaactactgttatatatgtgttatttgtcgttatacaaccatgttcaaaatttttggggtcattcaattagaaccgttatgctgccaaaatttcggtagaatttggataaaatttgatatatatatatatattatgttctgttttgtttagggtccactcgctcaaccgccctcaagacgtgatgcgtcaaaggggaaagctccgatgctttctccacaaggccgtggtgcacgggaagatgacttgttcacggaagagaagatggcgttgatccctaattcgctaaaatggatgattcatgaattcctgaggctcaaagataaacgtgatataatcacaattcctgtcccccgatgattcattgcaccgcgtacccagatcacgttatctggagaggatttgcagcaggttgctacgtgtgactacatcggcaaccagggaatgctgtttggaatgatgtatactcttctttaatctaattaaccttatatcaaattatagttaaattattataagacactaacaatttttttggcaggcacatatgagagagcatcaacggtctgagaaaaattttcaagttttacgacccagagcttctcatagtgcatgggatcaacgatgaagaaaagagtcagtcttttgacgatgcggcaagacgattggctaattggttatcattaatgaacaacaaccaccaaatgttctttattccttggaatatcgggtaagctttattaaattctttagtgctaattgttcatttctatattatgtcttcaaattatttttatactatcttacttatattccaatataattttctaggatgcattggacgctagtggtggttacgccaaggaaaattatccatttaaaccctataagtggtcgcccaattcccgaagtaaaagaacaaatgatcggaaggtaataatttaatgacttcttatgtaacgaatttaaattaactaacgaatttaaatgctaatataattttcccaaacagggcattcatgtatatagggaaCGCACATGactatcttggcccgtggcaaggaattaaccaagcaaactatccaagacaacctaaaagccaagaatgcggtttttatgttttgaaatatatcactgacatcgtcgcacgtgccaaccccaaccgttacatacaagatcaaaaagctgtaagttttaattattgattatagtatataaattctataataacaaatatataatatacatatacataaactaatataaatttttaatttttttaacagtttgggggtaagaagcaatacgatccaaaaacagaattgttaccactacagcgaaagtggatcgaacaattgatggtggtgattcacggtgacgattgaggttgaaaggtcgaagaatttttcttcattatgtaatttttatagattaacttctagttagatttattaacttattaatatttttaactaattttacattagtgtttgtgtaatatttataaaattaaattatgtttttacccaaatttaaataatatttaatttaaaatgtaattaatatataattaaattaaataaatatgcaatttaaaatttaaataaatatgtaatttaaattaaataaaataatacataaattaataaatatataattaaaattatataattaaatttaaataaaaatgaaaaaaactgaaattcgcgtacatatggcgtcggttcctacgccacatatggcgtcggttattggctaggaaccgacgccatatgtacccctatggcgtcggttcccagctaataaccgacgccataggggtacatatggcgtcggttcatataaaccctttagcgtcgccctgatcagcgtcggtagcgaatttcacgaaaaccgacgctgaaagggcttaaaaacgcctctaaagggggtttttgtagtagtgactcaaccatttatctctgtttagcaaagctcgaaggaaatcatcatttcacttctatactctgatagaagctatagattccatatctatgtttagcgctcccactcaattgcactgccatgttcccaaaatgtacgtatcaccctggccaaaaaataggcttaactaacaaatcaaagaacatgcataatactcttgagatcgaacctaaacatatcaggatgaAGATCATTTGGTCTAGGATCAACAacgtgatattgaattgattaGATATTGCGGTAAGATTATcatatctgattcaaagttcaatatcggtcccttccgatgcataccccatgcacccaacccaagctttactttaaccaatgccctagaaaggacatagcacttatccaagatgcaagtaaactatgttgtagattatcatatcagttaaaccctgtgtactaataaatctaggaatatatttttaatcacaTATTCTTGACTACTTTCCACTATGCTGATGACACAATATACaagaatatatatttgataaggatttggatgaatttataaatcaaataaacaaataaatgataacatgaaccaaatgacacaataagtgattaaaatacttctgtttctttattgatatttaaataataaagattacattgaaatggagttttatttagggcataaaacccaacaaactcccacttgaactaatataaaaaaaattagtacatTTCAactaatcctaaattctgacggtgcttttcaaatgcagttcctgccaaaactttggtgaatggatcagctagatTGTCCgttgtgtccactttctccaccagtacatcccttcttgccacatactctctgatgatgtgatatttcctttctatgtgcttgcttctcttgtggcttcgaggctctttactgttggctatggctctagtgttatcacaatGCAAAACCAGTGGCTTTACCATTCCAGGGACGAAACCGAGtcctgtgaagaactttctaagccagacaagttcttttgcaGCCCCTGCagtagctatgtattctgcctccatggtagagtctgaaattgcgatttgtttagcacttttccaaaccactgctccacccccaagagtaaacaccatcccagatgtagatttcctgtcatcaagaGATGCCTGGAAATAtgaatcggtatagcctacgAGATATAAAGCatcacccttgtagactaacacgaattgccttgtactcttcaagtacttcaagatatgcttaacaccattccaatgttcctgtcctggatttgtctgatacctgctcatcattcctactgcataacatagcatacattagacttccaagtgatgaagcataaggaacccttctcatgtcctctatgtattgaggatcagtaggacactatTCCTTAAATACACGAATACAAAATCTAGACGACATGGTTGCCCCTTTGGTGttggtcattgagaatctccCTAAAACCTTatctatgtaagttgtttgagagagagcaagggatctgttcttctagtttttgataatctgaataccatgaacataggcagcttcacccaaatctttcattttgaattgagtgtctagccattccttgatgtcaatcattttcttgatattgttgccaataatcaaaatgtcgtcaacataaaggaccaggaatactaccacaaggttcatcttcatactgaagaaagtcgtaggtcttgatgatttcatcaaaccttttgttccaggagcgagaagcttgcttaagtccataaatggacctattgagtttgcaaactttcttttcctgccctggaagaacatagccttttggttgctccatatagatgatttcttcaagaattccattaaggaaagctgtcttgacatccatttgccagatttcataatcaaaGCGgttgctatggagagaagaactcggatggatttgagcatggcgaccggactaaaagtttcctcatagtccatgcCTTCTCTTTTGGTGTAatccttggcgaccagtctagctttaaaagtttcgacttcgcctccagtgttgaaatttattttaccaggatcttagatctactcacaagtatgttgattaacaccctaaatatgaactttctaaaacgatgaaataaacacatataaagtttaggaaaccttacattgggtgcagcggaacataatgactcgttccgttcagatatctagcccttgattcctttcagtagtagagcattatcaatatctgaacctggatctctttctctgaatctttgatgctgaaacctccttcttgctgaaagtctttctttacgaacttcctcactatgattgaggtatcacttgctgtgtgtggtcactactcatacactaaggtaatttcgaaatttaaggaagaagaaagagagagtgggttcggccaaagatagggagagagaaggctcagttttttctgattcagaaagtgtcagaaaaaagcgtaattttcctgaagccttcactatctatttatatcaTTCCACTActgttaggtttgaattatttggcattaaaataatgaaaatatcagagggaaaatcctacaaaagtggccggccctatagatgtggatttgggcctcactttttgcaattttgcagttttattttttctgcatctgattttctcaaaaacgccaattttctaattcaaccatttaaatgccaactctaactatttaataactataaataattattaaataatattgtcatttatcatatttattaattgaacaatacaaagtatcataattaacaaatatgcccctaaaactctttctttacaatttcgcccttacttagtgaaaatttcacaaatagacatagtctaaattgagaattataattgattaatcaaaaaaaattatatgagtcttacaagcaatattatctcaactagtgcggggaccatgggtctatataaccgagcttccaataagtagatcaagaatttagcactaaaattcaataacttattaattcttcgttgaatccacgcatagaacttagaattgcactctcagtatatagaatgctctatatgttccaccatatagatatatcattagttatccattgttataatcctaatgtgatcaatgatcctctatatgaatgatctacactgtaaagggattatattaccgttacaccctacaatgtatttattccttaaaacacttgaccccgtataaatgatatttcagcttatgtgaaatgagtactccaccatttatgttcgtttggtcaagctcgaaggagatcatcctttgcttactattcgccagatagaagctatagattccatgtttatgatagcgctcccactcaattgcactaccgtgttcccaaaatgtacgtatcaccctgacctaaaagtaggcttaactaacaaatcaaagaacacgaatagcctctcgagattgagcctaatc
Encoded here:
- the LOC133036293 gene encoding uncharacterized protein LOC133036293 gives rise to the protein MGTDRNIEEDDAEYIRNDINEGIWVNCDSGVKCRQTVGLACKNWKEVNRTLKNNVWKDIQDQLEEKLSQGQIQVQGQNDILTQALGTPEHPGRVRAAGFLTRASQLFGRKKREVFDVVARQAKEIEKLKAEVQSLKQQRNAAEQEGEGEVAGEAYVPQPYAPQDEVQPQIYAEEFISLNDQGILYNFDDHAALNQQVHLCSDNINNIVARGYLYEHVGMIKVHCQEYDDSHARIMVSKILQEDAEIPVPIEECKYVRDVYQMFLPWPKHLILTTEGPLAQPPSRRDASKGKAPMLSPQGRGAREDDLFTEEKMALIPNSLKWMIHEFLRLKDKRDIITIPVPR